A single region of the Longimicrobium sp. genome encodes:
- a CDS encoding SDR family oxidoreductase, producing the protein MPNNETAGPVTMVTGGAGNLGRAVTRAFLEAGHRVFVPLHKGDAHAMDGLANEYSGRVDTCFLDLTTERGAAAAVREAVEWTGRLDSVAHLVGGWSGGVLLGDTPTDLWDRMMDLNLRSAYLVARAALPVMTGGGTLVFVSSRAARESRANNGAYAVSKSALLTLSEVIAEEYGPSGVRSYAVLPGTLDTPANRASMPNADAASWIKPETVAAQIVRLCSGTAEEPNGAAIPVFG; encoded by the coding sequence ATGCCGAACAATGAAACCGCGGGACCGGTGACGATGGTCACCGGCGGCGCAGGCAACCTCGGCCGCGCCGTCACGCGCGCCTTCCTGGAGGCCGGCCACCGCGTCTTCGTGCCCCTGCACAAGGGCGACGCGCACGCCATGGACGGCCTGGCGAACGAGTACAGCGGCCGCGTAGACACCTGCTTCCTGGACCTGACCACGGAGCGCGGCGCCGCCGCCGCCGTGCGCGAGGCAGTGGAGTGGACGGGGCGGCTGGACTCGGTGGCGCACCTGGTGGGCGGCTGGTCGGGCGGCGTCCTGCTGGGCGACACCCCCACCGACCTGTGGGATCGGATGATGGACCTCAACCTGCGCTCCGCCTACCTCGTGGCCCGGGCCGCGCTGCCGGTGATGACGGGGGGCGGCACGCTGGTCTTCGTCTCCTCGCGCGCGGCGCGCGAGTCGCGGGCGAACAACGGGGCGTACGCCGTCTCCAAGTCCGCGCTCCTCACGCTGAGCGAGGTGATCGCGGAGGAGTACGGCCCCTCCGGCGTCCGCTCCTACGCGGTGCTCCCGGGCACGCTGGACACCCCCGCCAACCGCGCCTCCATGCCCAACGCGGACGCCGCCTCCTGGATCAAGCCGGAAACCGTCGCCGCCCAGATCGTCCGCCTCTGCTCCGGCACCGCCGAGGAGCCGAATGGGGCCGCGATTCCGGTGTTTGGGTGA
- the malQ gene encoding 4-alpha-glucanotransferase yields MKSVTERRRSGVLLHPTSLPGGPIGTLGDEAFRFVDWLKEAGQGLWQMLPLVAVDEGGSPYNGLSAMAGNTFLLDAGRLAQDGLIEKPDENAQLPRVDFTAAARRSDALIRSAYEGLRAGRVPALRDAFAAYREKHAYWLDDYALFRALRDAQGSPWTSWEPGIRTRKPASLRRARTELAEEAERHAFGQFLFDRQWSALRRYATKAGIAIVGDIPIFVAHDSADVWAHPELFSLDADGMPTVVSGVPPDYFSETGQRWGNPLYRWKVMERDGFRWWKERFRRTLEWVELARIDHFRGFESYWEVPGEEETALNGTWQPGPGSRLFAAVAKELGPLPLIAEDLGVITPEVDALRESLGMPGIRVLQFAFGDDQENPHLPANYAANTVAYTGTHDNDTSLGWYRAASEADRAGLRRLTDAPERSVHWGMMEVVFRSPAALAVVPLQDVLGLGSEDRMNVPGTSQGNWGWRFRREDLTTALAERLNKLTHATGRLHAEQ; encoded by the coding sequence ATGAAGAGCGTTACTGAGCGCAGGCGGAGCGGGGTCCTCCTACACCCCACCTCGCTCCCCGGCGGTCCCATCGGCACCCTGGGCGACGAGGCGTTCCGCTTCGTGGACTGGCTCAAGGAGGCGGGGCAGGGCCTCTGGCAGATGCTCCCGCTGGTGGCGGTGGACGAGGGCGGATCGCCGTACAACGGCCTTTCCGCGATGGCCGGCAACACCTTTCTGCTGGACGCGGGGCGGCTGGCTCAAGATGGTCTGATCGAGAAGCCGGACGAGAACGCCCAGCTGCCGCGCGTGGACTTCACCGCCGCCGCGCGCCGCAGCGATGCGCTCATCCGCAGCGCATACGAGGGTCTCAGGGCCGGCCGCGTCCCCGCGCTCCGCGACGCCTTCGCCGCGTACCGGGAAAAGCACGCGTACTGGCTGGACGACTACGCCCTCTTCCGCGCCCTCCGCGACGCGCAAGGGTCGCCGTGGACGAGCTGGGAGCCGGGCATCCGCACGCGCAAGCCGGCCTCGCTGCGCAGGGCGCGCACGGAGCTGGCGGAGGAGGCGGAGCGGCACGCCTTCGGGCAGTTCCTCTTCGACCGCCAGTGGTCGGCGCTGCGCCGCTACGCCACCAAGGCGGGCATCGCCATCGTGGGCGACATCCCCATCTTCGTGGCGCACGACAGCGCGGACGTGTGGGCGCACCCCGAGCTCTTTTCGCTCGACGCGGACGGGATGCCCACGGTGGTCTCCGGCGTGCCGCCCGACTACTTCAGCGAGACGGGGCAGCGCTGGGGAAACCCGCTCTACCGCTGGAAGGTAATGGAGCGCGACGGATTCCGCTGGTGGAAGGAGCGATTCCGGCGTACACTGGAGTGGGTGGAGCTGGCGCGCATCGACCACTTCCGCGGCTTCGAGTCGTACTGGGAGGTGCCGGGCGAGGAGGAGACGGCGCTCAACGGCACCTGGCAGCCGGGCCCCGGATCACGCCTCTTCGCCGCCGTAGCGAAGGAGCTGGGCCCCTTGCCGCTGATCGCGGAGGACCTCGGCGTCATCACCCCCGAGGTCGACGCGCTGCGCGAGTCGCTGGGGATGCCGGGGATCCGCGTGCTGCAGTTCGCCTTCGGCGACGACCAGGAGAACCCGCACCTCCCCGCCAACTACGCGGCGAACACCGTGGCGTACACGGGGACGCACGACAACGACACCTCGCTGGGCTGGTACCGCGCCGCGTCCGAGGCGGACCGCGCGGGACTGCGCAGGCTGACGGACGCGCCGGAACGGTCGGTGCACTGGGGGATGATGGAAGTCGTCTTCCGGTCCCCCGCCGCGCTGGCGGTGGTGCCGCTTCAGGACGTGCTGGGGCTGGGAAGCGAGGACCGCATGAACGTCCCTGGCACCTCGCAGGGGAACTGGGGATGGCGCTTCCGCCGCGAAGACCTGACTACCGCGCTCGCCGAGCGCCTCAACAAGCTCACCCACGCCACCGGCCGTCTCCATGCCGAACAATGA